One genomic window of Glycine soja cultivar W05 chromosome 9, ASM419377v2, whole genome shotgun sequence includes the following:
- the LOC114425627 gene encoding prosaposin-like isoform X2, whose product MEGRTGLLFLVVLGAAWACDSRELTNSELSIKPDVCALCEEYITKALDYLHENKTETEIINILHNTCHQLPSFKQKCVALVDFYAPLFFSEVATIQPGEFCHKVNLCQKIAYIALKVQDDSCEFCQDTVSTLLEKLKESDTKLEIIETLLKVCNSVEKYANKCKRMVFEYGHLIFDHAEKILETTDICTIIHACRSSDVAGQQAFLSVS is encoded by the exons ATGGAAGGGAGAACGGGACTCTTGTTTCTTGTTGTATTAGGTGCTGCTTGGGCATGTGATTCAAGGGAACTGACTAACTCTG AACTAAGCATAAAGCCGGATGTGTGTGCACTTTGTGAGGAATATATTACCAAGGCACTTGATTATCTACATGAAAACAAGACCGAGACAGAGATCATTAATATCCTGCACAACACTTGCCACCAGCTTCCCTCTTTCAAGCAGAAG TGCGTTGCTTTGGTGGACTTTTATGCTCCTCTTTTCTTCTCTGAAGTAGCTACAATTCAGCCTGGAGAATTCTGCCACAAGGTCAATCTCTGTCAGAAAATTGCATATATTGCCTTGAAAGTTCAAGATGATAGCTGTGAGTTTTGCCAAGATACTGTTTCAACTCTATTGGAAAAGTTGAAGGAGAGTGATACTAAG CTAGAGATAATTGAGACGTTACTAAAGGTGTGCAATTCAGTGGAGAAGTATGCAAATAAG TGCAAGAGAATGGTTTTCGAGTATGGACACTTGATTTTTGACCATGCAGAGAAAATCCTAGAGACGACAGATATATGCACTATAATACATGCCTGCAGATCTTCAGATGTAGCTGGACAGCAAGCATTTCTTTCAGTCTCTTAA
- the LOC114425334 gene encoding 3-oxoacyl-[acyl-carrier-protein] synthase 3 A, chloroplastic-like, with translation MANASGFFTPSVPHFKVRVKPLNTAIGFSAKVVCFGNIEGAEKHASTVSPSSQSPIPRLVSKGCKLVGCGSAVPALQISNDDLSKMVDTNDEWISVRTGIRRRRVLSGKDNLTSLAVEAARKALEMAKVDPDDLDLILMCTSTPEDLFGSAPQIQKQLGCKTNPLSYDITAACSGFVLGLISAACHIRGGGFNNVLVIGADALSRYVDWTDRGTCILFGDAAGAVLVQACNSEEDGLFGFDLHSDGSGQRHLNASIKENESNNALDSNGSVVGFPPKQSSYSCIQMNGKEVFRFAVRCVPQSIESALQKAGLPASSIDWLLLHQANQRIIDAVATRLELPSERVISNLANYGNTSAASIPLALDEAVRSGKVKAGQTIATAGFGAGLTWGSAILRWG, from the exons ATGGCGAATGCATCTGGGTTCTTCACCCCTTCGGTTCCCCACTTCAAAGTGAGGGTTAAGCCTCTCAACACTGCCATTGGATTCTCCGCCAAAGTGGTTTGCTTTGGAAACATCGAAGGAGCTGAAAAACATGCTTCCACCGTTTCCCCTTCTTCCCAGTCTCCAATACCCAG GCTTGTCAGCAAAGGGTGCAAGTTAGTTGGATGTGGCTCTGCTGTGCCAGCTCTTCAGATTTCCAATGACGACCTTTCGAAAATGGTTGATACTAATGATGAATGGATATCTGTTCGCACCGGAATTCGTAGACGACGAGTTCTTTCAG GCAAAGATAACTTGACAAGTTTAGCAGTAGAGGCAGCTAGGAAAGCTCTTGAGATGGCAAAGGTAGACCCTGATGATCTTGACCTAATATTGATGTGCACATCTACGCCAGAGGATCTTTTTGGTAGTGCTCCTCAG ATTCAAAAACAGCTTGGCTGCAAAACAAATCCATTGTCTTATGACATTACAGCTGCATGTAGTGGATTTGTGTTGGGTTTAATATCAGCTGCTTGCCACATTAGGG GAGGTGGGTTTAATAATGTTCTAGTTATTGGGGCGGATGCTCTTTCACGATATGTTGATTGGACAGACAGAGGGACCTGTATTCTTTTTGGGGATGCTGCTGGTGCTGTACTAGTACAG GCCTGCAACAGTGAAGAAGATGGTTTATTTGGTTTTGATTTGCATAGTGATGGCAGTGGTCAAAG GCACTTGAATGCTTCCATTAAAGAAAACGAGTCAAATAATGCATTGGATTCAAATGGTTCTGTGGTTGGCTTTCCTCCCAAGCAGTCCtcatattcatgcattcaaATGAATGGCAAAGAAGTCTTTCGCTTTGCTGTACGATGTGTGCCACAGTCAATTGAATCTGCTCTTCAAAAGGCTGGTCTCCCTGCATCTAGCATTGATTGGCTACTTCTCCATCAG GCAAACCAGAGGATTATTGACGCAGTTGCCACTCGGTTAGAACTCCCCTCAGAACGTGTGATATCAAATTTGGCCAATTATGGTAACACAAGTGCAGCTTCCATTCCCTTGGCTTTAGATGAAGCGGTTCGAAGCGGTAAGGTTAAGGCAGGCCAGACTATTGCAACGGCTGGCTTCGGTGCTGGTCTTACTTGGGGTTCAGCAATTCTTCGTTGGGGCTGA
- the LOC114425627 gene encoding prosaposin-like isoform X1, giving the protein MEGRTGLLFLVVLGAAWACDSRELTNSGTSELSIKPDVCALCEEYITKALDYLHENKTETEIINILHNTCHQLPSFKQKCVALVDFYAPLFFSEVATIQPGEFCHKVNLCQKIAYIALKVQDDSCEFCQDTVSTLLEKLKESDTKLEIIETLLKVCNSVEKYANKCKRMVFEYGHLIFDHAEKILETTDICTIIHACRSSDVAGQQAFLSVS; this is encoded by the exons ATGGAAGGGAGAACGGGACTCTTGTTTCTTGTTGTATTAGGTGCTGCTTGGGCATGTGATTCAAGGGAACTGACTAACTCTGGTACTTCCG AACTAAGCATAAAGCCGGATGTGTGTGCACTTTGTGAGGAATATATTACCAAGGCACTTGATTATCTACATGAAAACAAGACCGAGACAGAGATCATTAATATCCTGCACAACACTTGCCACCAGCTTCCCTCTTTCAAGCAGAAG TGCGTTGCTTTGGTGGACTTTTATGCTCCTCTTTTCTTCTCTGAAGTAGCTACAATTCAGCCTGGAGAATTCTGCCACAAGGTCAATCTCTGTCAGAAAATTGCATATATTGCCTTGAAAGTTCAAGATGATAGCTGTGAGTTTTGCCAAGATACTGTTTCAACTCTATTGGAAAAGTTGAAGGAGAGTGATACTAAG CTAGAGATAATTGAGACGTTACTAAAGGTGTGCAATTCAGTGGAGAAGTATGCAAATAAG TGCAAGAGAATGGTTTTCGAGTATGGACACTTGATTTTTGACCATGCAGAGAAAATCCTAGAGACGACAGATATATGCACTATAATACATGCCTGCAGATCTTCAGATGTAGCTGGACAGCAAGCATTTCTTTCAGTCTCTTAA